From a single Adhaeribacter swui genomic region:
- a CDS encoding inorganic diphosphatase — MAVALDQIPFFDAENNYYNVIIETPKGSRNKMAYDEKLGLIKLKGVLPVGASFPYDFGFLPRTHGEDGDPVDVLVLMDEPVSPGCLVPARLVGVIAADQTEEGNTVRNDRLLAVSAISRTHQHIQDIKDVDKRLLEEIEHFFKSYNVMRQADFVVVGRYGAKKAQQLVTQAGKAFEKKQEQEK; from the coding sequence ATGGCAGTAGCACTGGATCAGATTCCGTTTTTCGACGCGGAAAATAACTACTACAATGTTATTATCGAAACGCCGAAAGGCAGCCGCAACAAAATGGCTTACGATGAAAAATTGGGGTTAATTAAACTTAAAGGCGTTTTACCGGTGGGCGCAAGTTTCCCGTATGATTTCGGCTTTTTGCCCCGCACCCATGGCGAAGACGGCGACCCGGTAGATGTGCTGGTGTTAATGGATGAGCCCGTGAGCCCCGGCTGTTTGGTGCCCGCCCGGCTAGTGGGTGTTATTGCCGCCGACCAAACCGAAGAAGGAAATACCGTACGCAACGATCGGTTGTTAGCTGTTTCGGCAATTTCGCGCACGCACCAGCACATTCAGGATATAAAAGATGTAGACAAGCGGTTGTTGGAAGAAATAGAGCATTTTTTTAAATCTTACAACGTAATGCGCCAAGCTGATTTTGTAGTAGTCGGCCGCTACGGAGCCAAGAAAGCCCAACAACTAGTAACCCAGGCCGGCAAAGCTTTTGAAAAGAAGCAAGAACAGGAAAAGTAA